One genomic region from Kamptonema formosum PCC 6407 encodes:
- a CDS encoding TIGR03885 family FMN-dependent LLM class oxidoreductase, translated as MVQIGYHASHEQFKPSALLKAVQMAEQAGFTLVLSSDHFHPWSEAQGQSGFAWSWLGAAMQATPTLSYRVVCAPGQRYHPAIIAQAGATLAELFPDRFWLTVGSGQALNEHITGDKWLCKRDRNVRLKECVDIIRALWAGETVTHQGLVCVEEAKLYTRPETKPPIVGAAITPQTAEWLGSWADGLITISRPPEKLKAVVDAFRRGGGEGKPMILKVQLSYDQDRESACRKAHQQWRNNIFKNIVMTELQTPQQFDAAGEFIKPDELNEHVRISADLQQHIEWLQKDIELGFDELILHNVNCEQRQFIEVFGEKVLPILAQQ; from the coding sequence ATGGTGCAAATTGGCTATCACGCTTCTCACGAACAGTTCAAGCCGAGTGCTTTGCTCAAGGCTGTGCAGATGGCAGAGCAGGCAGGGTTTACGCTAGTACTTTCTTCCGATCACTTTCACCCCTGGAGCGAAGCACAGGGACAAAGTGGCTTTGCCTGGTCGTGGCTGGGTGCGGCAATGCAAGCAACGCCAACCCTTTCTTACCGGGTTGTCTGTGCGCCCGGACAGCGGTATCATCCCGCCATCATTGCCCAGGCTGGGGCAACGCTTGCAGAACTGTTTCCGGATCGCTTTTGGCTAACTGTTGGCAGCGGTCAGGCACTCAACGAACATATTACCGGAGACAAGTGGCTGTGTAAGCGCGATCGCAATGTTCGATTGAAAGAATGCGTGGACATCATCCGGGCGCTGTGGGCAGGTGAAACAGTGACTCATCAAGGACTCGTGTGTGTTGAAGAAGCTAAACTTTACACTCGTCCTGAGACAAAACCGCCGATCGTTGGCGCAGCAATTACGCCTCAAACAGCGGAGTGGTTGGGCAGTTGGGCAGATGGACTCATTACGATTTCTCGTCCACCAGAAAAGCTAAAAGCAGTTGTGGATGCCTTTCGGCGAGGCGGTGGTGAAGGCAAGCCCATGATTTTGAAAGTGCAGCTTTCCTATGACCAGGATCGAGAGAGCGCCTGTCGAAAAGCACATCAGCAGTGGCGCAATAACATTTTCAAAAATATTGTTATGACTGAATTGCAAACCCCCCAGCAGTTTGATGCAGCCGGAGAGTTTATTAAGCCAGACGAATTAAACGAGCACGTCCGCATCTCAGCCGACCTCCAACAGCACATTGAATGGCTGCAAAAAGACATCGAATTGGGTTTTGATGAGTTAATTCTGCACAACGTCAATTGCGAACAGAGACAGTTTATCGAAGTGTTTGGGGAGAAAGTTCTACCTATTCTGGCGCAACAGTAA
- a CDS encoding mechanosensitive ion channel family protein produces MSKEISTLLDKMQAMLNDFIILLPNMVLALIVFAIFFFVARTIKKVVRNLTRNRRQARNLGMVLGRLAQGTTILAGLFIALSIVIPSLKASDLVQLLGISGVAIGFAFRDILQNFLAGILILLTEPFQIDDQIVFKDFEGTVENIQTRATTIKTYDGRRIVIPNSELFTNSVTVNTAFENRRLQYDIGIGYGDDIDQARRFILEAIHETNGVLETPAPDAIVVELAGSTVNIRARWWVQPPRRADVLDLQDRVLTNIKNKLTANGIDLPFPTQQILFHDQTEATDGDRTRQREGWPPGKGQVPQSRSISSSINRLAEIEGEGNGSKAGSTKPAPTTEE; encoded by the coding sequence ATGAGTAAAGAAATATCAACTCTTTTAGATAAGATGCAGGCAATGCTGAATGACTTTATCATTTTGTTGCCAAATATGGTATTGGCATTGATTGTCTTTGCTATTTTTTTCTTCGTTGCTAGAACGATTAAGAAAGTAGTCAGAAACTTAACACGCAATCGCCGTCAAGCTCGCAACCTGGGAATGGTGCTGGGGCGCTTGGCACAAGGAACAACTATCTTAGCGGGCTTGTTTATTGCGCTGTCGATCGTAATTCCATCGCTTAAAGCCAGCGATCTCGTACAGCTACTCGGAATCAGTGGTGTAGCGATCGGCTTTGCGTTTCGCGATATTTTACAAAATTTTCTAGCAGGTATTCTAATTCTGTTAACTGAACCCTTCCAAATCGACGATCAAATCGTTTTCAAAGATTTTGAAGGAACTGTAGAAAATATTCAAACCCGTGCAACGACGATTAAAACTTATGATGGGCGGCGGATTGTAATTCCAAATTCTGAGCTATTTACAAATTCTGTTACGGTTAATACTGCGTTTGAAAATCGCCGTTTGCAGTACGACATTGGCATTGGCTATGGTGACGATATTGACCAAGCACGACGGTTTATTCTAGAGGCAATACATGAAACAAATGGGGTGTTGGAAACGCCTGCGCCTGATGCGATCGTGGTTGAATTAGCAGGCAGCACTGTCAATATTCGCGCTCGTTGGTGGGTGCAACCTCCTCGTCGTGCAGATGTGCTAGACCTGCAAGATCGAGTGTTGACTAATATTAAAAATAAGCTGACGGCAAATGGTATCGATCTGCCCTTCCCGACACAGCAAATTCTCTTTCATGACCAGACTGAAGCAACGGATGGCGATCGCACTCGTCAACGGGAAGGTTGGCCCCCTGGGAAAGGTCAAGTGCCACAGTCACGCAGCATTAGTAGCTCGATCAACCGCCTTGCCGAGATCGAGGGTGAGGGGAATGGGTCTAAAGCAGGTAGCACAAAGCCTGCTCCCACGACAGAGGAATAG
- a CDS encoding DUF2254 domain-containing protein — translation METKFSKLLDSLHSSFWFIPTLMVVLAIGLSFVTIGIDQQLETDIIGNLGWAYALGPNGSRAILSAIAGSMVTVATTAFSITIVALQLASSQFGPRLLRNFMQDTGNQIVLGTFISTFVYSLMVLRTINGVAENEFVPHIAVTCGLGLAIASIGVLIYFIHHSATSIQVDCVISKVGSELDEAIDRLFPKQVGRSAATHRAEPLTSDIPANFDREATAIQATSSNYVQAIDTDQLMQIATESNILLQLQRRPGDFVIKGSPLVLAYPAESGSKKLVKQVNDAFVLGSQRTDQQDVEFSINQLVEIAVRALSPGINDPFTAIRCIDQLSAALCHLAQKEIPSAYRYDDQDKLRVIAEPVTFADVTDAAFNQIRQYGQTSVAVTMRLLEAIAVIAPFTYTKADRAALLRHANTIERGSQEGIAEELDRKDVKERYLAAIKAIGQV, via the coding sequence ATGGAAACCAAGTTTAGCAAGCTTTTAGACTCACTGCACTCTAGTTTCTGGTTCATCCCGACCCTGATGGTTGTGCTGGCGATCGGGCTTTCATTTGTCACTATTGGCATTGACCAACAGCTAGAAACCGATATTATTGGTAATTTAGGTTGGGCGTATGCCCTGGGGCCCAATGGTTCACGAGCTATTCTCTCTGCGATCGCAGGTTCAATGGTGACTGTTGCCACGACTGCATTTTCTATTACCATCGTGGCGCTTCAGCTTGCGTCTTCGCAGTTTGGCCCGCGTCTGCTGCGTAACTTTATGCAAGATACTGGCAACCAAATCGTACTGGGAACCTTCATCTCTACCTTTGTTTACAGTCTGATGGTGCTGCGAACCATCAATGGTGTTGCCGAGAATGAGTTTGTACCGCATATTGCAGTCACCTGCGGGCTGGGATTGGCGATCGCCAGTATTGGCGTTTTAATCTATTTTATTCATCATTCCGCTACCTCTATTCAAGTCGATTGTGTCATTTCTAAGGTGGGAAGTGAGCTAGATGAAGCGATCGATCGGCTCTTTCCCAAACAGGTAGGACGCAGCGCAGCGACGCATCGAGCAGAACCACTCACCTCAGATATTCCAGCCAATTTCGATCGCGAGGCAACCGCCATTCAAGCTACTAGCAGTAATTATGTGCAAGCGATCGATACAGACCAATTAATGCAAATTGCAACAGAGAGCAATATCCTGCTTCAGCTTCAGCGTCGCCCCGGAGACTTTGTGATTAAAGGAAGTCCGCTGGTACTTGCTTATCCCGCAGAATCAGGTAGCAAAAAGCTGGTTAAACAAGTCAATGATGCCTTTGTCTTGGGTTCGCAGCGTACCGATCAACAAGATGTCGAGTTTTCGATTAACCAACTGGTTGAAATTGCAGTCCGCGCCCTCTCACCTGGCATTAACGACCCCTTTACAGCCATTCGCTGTATAGATCAACTTAGCGCGGCGCTTTGTCACCTGGCACAAAAAGAGATTCCCTCTGCCTATCGTTATGATGACCAAGATAAGCTGCGCGTCATTGCAGAACCCGTGACGTTTGCAGATGTGACGGATGCTGCTTTTAATCAGATTCGGCAGTATGGGCAAACAAGCGTAGCAGTGACAATGCGGTTACTAGAAGCGATCGCTGTCATTGCCCCTTTTACCTATACTAAAGCAGACAGAGCCGCACTGTTGCGTCATGCCAACACGATCGAGCGCGGCAGCCAGGAGGGGATCGCCGAAGAGTTAGATCGAAAGGATGTCAAAGAGCGCTATCTAGCCGCCATAAAAGCGATCGGGCAAGTTTGA